GTAAAACAAAATTTTAATGTTCTAGTAATCATGATTTTAGGTTCACTTATCACTGGAATAGTGATATTTTCCACCATACAACTCCATATACCTTTTCATATAATACTACCTTTAATTATTATAATATTTTCAATTATAGATATTGTATTATATAAAATAATAACTACAAGAGGAGTTAATCTTTATAAAAATATTCAATAATCTGATACCACTTAAAATATACTCGAATAAATAACAAGTTAACATGCTTACAAAGCATCATTAACTTGCTATTTATTTTTCCATATTTTATTGAGGTAAAGACACATGATACCCAAAAGAATGCCATACTCCAAAGTTATCTTTTACAGTTATGCCTCTTTGACCTCCTGATGCTGCATCAGTATAATAATTATACTTTTTTCCTACTGTATAATGGCCTTTATAATTACCTGAAAAAGTTACAGGTACAGCATCAAACTCTAATTCCATATCCGTTACTTTTAAAGCATTAGTTGTTTGGGTGGAATTGCCATAATTTGACTCAATAGTTTTTTGAACAACACTTTCAGATTTCAGCATATTAATATCATTTTGCATAGCTGTTATGGTCTCTCCATAATTCGAGTATTCTGGGTCACAAACTAAAGGTATACATAAACGCTGGCCAACTCTTAAATAATTTGGATCAATGCCTGGATTTGCTTCCAAAATACTTTCAACACTAACATTATATGCTTGTGCTATTTTATATAATGTATCACCCGGTTGAAGTATTTTTGATGTATGATTTGGTGGACAAGTTGGTATGCATATAATTTGCCCTACTCTCAGATAATAGGGATCTATTCCCGGGTTTGATGTCATTATTCCCTGGAGGCTAACCCCTAATCTGTATGCAATCCTGTTTAAAGTATCACCTGATTGTATGACATATGGATAATGAGTTGCAGGACACTGTCTATAGCAAGTGTACGGCATAAGAAGCTTTTCCTTTCCAATATATTTATTCCTATATATCCTATGTCTAAAAAATATACTTTGTTACAGTAAGCATTTAATTATAAAAATATAAGCACCGGGATACCAGTGCTTATAAGGCAATAATGCGTTTTTAAGGGGTATAACATTATTCTATTTTTACTGTAAGTTTTATCTTACATAATTACATTTTATAAACTATTTATGACAATATAGTGTCACATTAATTAACATTTTATAAAGGTAAAATTTAATTATTGCACTAAGTTTAAAATTGCTTGATAAAAAATTGGAATAAATATGGCGGGAAGCAAATTAGCAACTTTTATTTTTACTATGCCTAACAAATTAAATCCAAGACCTATTATTAAAAGACTTCCCACTGCAGTCATATCCGTAATCACAGATTGAATTAAAATTGTTTTTAATCCAAAGGCAGCAATAGTTATAATTCCCTGATAAATCAAAACAGAAATAGAAGAAATCATTACGCCAATACCTAGAGAAGAAGAAAAAATTATTGATGTTATACCATCTAACATGGATTTTGCAAAAAG
This window of the Clostridium kluyveri DSM 555 genome carries:
- a CDS encoding LysM peptidoglycan-binding domain-containing protein — translated: MPYTCYRQCPATHYPYVIQSGDTLNRIAYRLGVSLQGIMTSNPGIDPYYLRVGQIICIPTCPPNHTSKILQPGDTLYKIAQAYNVSVESILEANPGIDPNYLRVGQRLCIPLVCDPEYSNYGETITAMQNDINMLKSESVVQKTIESNYGNSTQTTNALKVTDMELEFDAVPVTFSGNYKGHYTVGKKYNYYTDAASGGQRGITVKDNFGVWHSFGYHVSLPQ